In Corynebacterium guangdongense, one DNA window encodes the following:
- the ilvN gene encoding acetolactate synthase small subunit produces the protein MATTTPHSINEIENSRRHILAVRVEDVDGIISRVTAMFTRRGFNLVSLVSAKTETPGIARLTIVVDADEHSIEQITKQLNKIIPVLKVVRLEEESTVSRSLLLVKVNATNENRPQVVDAANIFRARIVDVAPESVVIEATGTPQKLRAMLDVMETFGVRELIQSGLVALNRGPKTMAPSQRG, from the coding sequence ATGGCAACCACCACCCCGCATTCGATCAACGAGATCGAGAACTCGCGCCGCCACATCCTCGCGGTCCGCGTCGAGGACGTCGACGGCATCATCTCCCGGGTGACGGCCATGTTCACCCGCCGCGGCTTCAACCTGGTCTCGCTGGTCTCCGCAAAGACGGAGACTCCCGGCATCGCACGGTTGACCATCGTGGTCGACGCCGACGAGCACTCGATCGAGCAGATCACCAAGCAGCTCAACAAGATCATCCCGGTCCTCAAGGTCGTCCGCCTGGAGGAGGAGTCGACGGTGTCCCGTTCGCTGCTCCTGGTCAAGGTCAACGCGACCAACGAGAATCGTCCGCAGGTCGTCGACGCGGCGAACATCTTCCGGGCGCGCATCGTCGACGTCGCCCCGGAGTCCGTCGTCATCGAGGCGACCGGCACGCCGCAGAAGCTGCGCGCGATGCTGGACGTGATGGAGACCTTCGGGGTGCGCGAACTCATCCAGTCCGGTCTGGTCGCGCTCAACCGCGGCCCCAAGACGATGGCCCCGTCCCAGCGCGGCTGA
- a CDS encoding GmrSD restriction endonuclease domain-containing protein gives MAFTTPSYSLPDLFSRINHGELQLPDFQRAYLWNSDRIRSLLVTVLRGYPIGSLLALDTRNADMRFKPRPISGAPETGQNPGLLLLDGQQRVTSLYHCFQGGGHVDTVDFRNKKITRRFYVDVSRAVQKEVLPQEAVFAVDENGVVSSHFGPRVDGSLSDREVAVAARVIPVDALLTSEGSSMLFDMAAQATPEEMEEIKLFNARVATPLNAYDVPMIRLARETAQAGVGSIFAQANAVGLQMDVFDLLTAVFGIEDPDFDLDADWARTESILRQYPALDEIDKTSFLTAVSLLVTAPGGHAVGQREDIINLKLADYQSVVSRLRAGFRAAAEFLAQRCILSVEQVPYSAQIVPLAVILALLDESPESLGAERATDRLNRWFWSGVFGELYGSAAVIIRAGRDVDEVVPWILREDAPEPQTLHDATFAESRFFSIDEHSGVWHGIYALLMARGARDWRTGRVFDRWTYSDLDPSFERVFPRQWCADNGVEQVLADSVLNRTPMGKRTEVVLDGFDPSRYLTRVRSKSLMEDDEFDSVIASHEITPELLFRADARGFFEDRLQRMIGMVEHAMAKPVLRDVEGSDYTSGVEGPGAFAR, from the coding sequence ATGGCCTTTACCACGCCCAGTTACTCACTGCCGGATCTGTTCTCCCGCATCAACCACGGTGAGCTCCAATTGCCCGACTTCCAGCGCGCCTACCTCTGGAACAGCGACCGCATTCGCTCGCTGCTGGTGACGGTCCTGCGCGGTTACCCGATCGGATCGTTGCTTGCGCTGGACACCCGCAACGCGGACATGCGCTTCAAGCCCCGCCCCATCTCAGGCGCGCCGGAGACGGGGCAGAACCCGGGTCTGCTGCTGTTGGACGGCCAGCAGCGGGTGACCAGCCTTTACCACTGCTTCCAGGGCGGCGGTCACGTCGACACCGTTGACTTCCGCAACAAGAAGATCACCCGGCGCTTCTACGTCGACGTGTCCAGGGCGGTGCAGAAGGAGGTGCTGCCGCAGGAGGCCGTCTTCGCGGTGGATGAGAACGGTGTGGTCAGCTCCCACTTCGGGCCCCGGGTGGACGGCTCGCTGAGCGATCGTGAGGTCGCGGTGGCGGCCCGCGTCATTCCGGTGGACGCGCTGCTGACTTCCGAGGGCTCCTCGATGCTCTTCGACATGGCCGCGCAGGCCACGCCGGAGGAGATGGAGGAGATCAAGCTGTTCAACGCCCGGGTGGCCACGCCGCTCAACGCCTATGACGTTCCGATGATCCGCCTGGCGCGGGAGACCGCCCAGGCCGGCGTCGGCTCGATCTTCGCCCAGGCCAACGCGGTCGGCCTGCAGATGGACGTCTTCGATCTGCTGACGGCGGTCTTCGGTATCGAGGATCCGGACTTCGACCTTGACGCGGACTGGGCGCGCACCGAGTCGATTCTGCGCCAGTACCCGGCGCTGGACGAGATCGACAAGACCTCCTTCCTCACCGCCGTGAGCCTGCTGGTCACCGCCCCGGGCGGGCACGCGGTCGGCCAGCGCGAGGACATCATCAACCTCAAGCTCGCGGACTACCAGTCGGTGGTCAGCCGGCTGCGCGCCGGCTTCCGGGCCGCCGCCGAATTCCTGGCGCAGCGCTGCATTCTCAGCGTCGAGCAGGTCCCGTACTCGGCCCAGATCGTCCCCCTGGCAGTCATCCTGGCGCTGCTGGACGAGTCGCCCGAGTCCCTGGGCGCCGAGCGCGCCACCGACCGCCTCAACCGCTGGTTCTGGTCCGGGGTCTTCGGTGAACTCTACGGCTCGGCGGCGGTCATCATCCGCGCCGGCCGTGACGTCGACGAGGTGGTGCCGTGGATTCTGCGGGAGGATGCGCCTGAGCCGCAGACGCTCCACGACGCCACGTTCGCCGAGTCGCGCTTCTTTTCCATCGACGAGCACTCCGGCGTGTGGCACGGCATCTACGCCCTGCTCATGGCCCGGGGTGCCCGTGACTGGCGCACCGGCCGGGTCTTCGACCGCTGGACCTATTCAGATCTGGATCCGAGCTTCGAGCGGGTCTTTCCGCGCCAGTGGTGCGCCGACAACGGCGTCGAGCAGGTCCTGGCCGACTCGGTGCTCAATCGCACGCCGATGGGCAAGCGCACCGAGGTCGTCCTCGACGGCTTCGACCCGTCGCGCTACCTCACCCGCGTGCGGTCGAAGTCGCTGATGGAGGACGACGAGTTCGACTCGGTCATCGCCTCCCACGAGATCACCCCGGAGCTGCTCTTCCGGGCTGACGCACGGGGTTTCTTCGAGGATCGGCTCCAGCGCATGATCGGCATGGTCGAGCACGCGATGGCCAAGCCGGTGCTGCGTGACGTCGAGGGGTCGGACTACACCAGCGGCGTCGAGGGGCCGGGTGCCTTCGCCCGCTAG
- the serA gene encoding phosphoglycerate dehydrogenase — protein MSKPVVLIADKLAQSTVDALGDAVEVRWVDGPNREELLAAVPEADALLVRSATTADREVIEAAPNLKIIGRAGVGLDNVDIEAATERGVMVANAPTSNIHSACELAISLLLATARQIPAADSTLREHEWKRSQFKGVEIFGKTVGIVGFGHIGQLFAQRLAAFETEIIAYDPYANPARAAQLGVQLVDLEELVGRSDFVTIHLPKTKETAGMFDAELLAKSKKGQIIINAARGGIVDEQALADAIKSGHIRGAGFDVYATEPCTDSPLFELDEVVVTPHLGASTVEAQDRAGTDVADSVLKALAGEFVADAVNVSGGKVGEEVSAWLDLARKLGLVAGRFLNAAPVNLEVVARGELSTEDVDVLALSAVRGLFSAITDESVTFVNAPQIAEQRGLGYSVSTAPESESHRSVIEVKVAGANGESAVVTGALTGLERVEKLVRINDRGLDLRAEGKNLFLSYTDQPGALGKVGMALGEQGINIQAAALTQAARGDSATLILRVESEVPAELEEKIEAELNATAFQVDLD, from the coding sequence GTGTCGAAGCCAGTCGTTCTCATCGCTGACAAGCTTGCCCAGTCCACCGTCGATGCCCTCGGCGACGCAGTTGAGGTCCGCTGGGTGGATGGCCCGAACCGCGAAGAGCTGCTCGCCGCCGTTCCGGAAGCAGACGCCCTCCTGGTCCGCTCCGCCACCACCGCCGACCGCGAGGTCATCGAGGCCGCCCCGAACCTGAAGATCATCGGCCGTGCGGGCGTCGGTCTGGACAACGTCGACATCGAGGCCGCCACCGAGCGTGGCGTCATGGTCGCCAACGCCCCGACCTCCAACATTCACTCCGCCTGTGAGCTGGCCATCTCCCTGCTGCTGGCCACCGCCCGCCAGATCCCCGCCGCCGACAGCACGCTGCGCGAGCACGAGTGGAAGCGCTCCCAGTTCAAGGGCGTCGAGATCTTCGGCAAGACCGTCGGCATCGTCGGATTCGGCCACATCGGCCAGCTCTTCGCTCAGCGTCTGGCCGCCTTCGAGACCGAGATCATCGCCTACGACCCGTACGCCAACCCGGCTCGCGCCGCTCAGCTCGGCGTCCAGCTGGTCGACCTCGAGGAGCTCGTCGGCCGCTCCGATTTCGTCACCATCCACCTTCCGAAGACCAAGGAGACGGCCGGCATGTTCGACGCCGAGCTGCTCGCGAAGTCCAAGAAGGGCCAGATCATCATCAACGCCGCCCGTGGCGGCATCGTCGACGAGCAGGCGCTTGCCGACGCCATCAAGTCCGGGCACATCCGCGGCGCCGGCTTCGACGTGTACGCCACCGAGCCGTGCACCGACTCCCCGCTCTTCGAGCTGGATGAGGTCGTCGTGACCCCGCACCTGGGCGCCTCCACCGTCGAGGCCCAGGATCGCGCCGGCACCGACGTCGCCGATTCCGTCCTCAAGGCGCTGGCCGGCGAGTTCGTCGCCGACGCCGTCAACGTCTCCGGCGGCAAGGTCGGCGAGGAGGTCTCCGCCTGGCTGGACCTGGCACGCAAGCTCGGCCTGGTCGCCGGACGCTTCTTGAACGCGGCCCCGGTCAACCTCGAGGTCGTCGCCCGCGGCGAGCTGTCCACCGAGGACGTCGACGTCCTGGCGCTGTCTGCCGTCCGCGGCCTGTTCTCGGCCATCACCGATGAGTCCGTGACCTTCGTCAACGCCCCGCAGATCGCCGAGCAGCGTGGCCTGGGCTACTCCGTGTCCACCGCCCCGGAGTCCGAGAGCCACCGCTCCGTCATCGAGGTCAAGGTCGCCGGCGCCAACGGCGAATCCGCCGTCGTCACCGGTGCACTGACGGGTCTGGAGCGCGTCGAGAAGCTCGTGCGCATCAACGACCGTGGCCTGGACCTGCGGGCCGAGGGCAAGAACCTCTTCCTCAGCTACACCGACCAGCCGGGTGCGCTGGGCAAGGTCGGCATGGCGCTGGGGGAGCAGGGCATCAACATCCAGGCCGCCGCCCTGACCCAGGCGGCCCGGGGCGATTCCGCCACCCTGATCCTGCGCGTCGAGTCCGAGGTTCCGGCCGAGCTGGAGGAGAAGATCGAGGCGGAGCTCAACGCCACCGCGTTCCAGGTTGACCTGGACTAG
- the ilvC gene encoding ketol-acid reductoisomerase yields MAIDVFHDADTDLSIIQGKKVAIIGYGSQGHAHSQNLRDSGVEVVIGLREGSKSADKAREAGFEVKTNAEAAAWADVIMLLAPDTSQAEIYTKDIEPNLNEGDALLFGHGLNIHFGLIKPVDNVIIGMVAPKGPGHLVRSTYVDGKGVPALIAIDQDPKGDAQDLLLSYASAIGGARAGVIPTTFEAETVTDLFGEQAVLCGGTEELVKTGFEVLVEAGYEPEMAYFECLHELKLIVDLMYEGGIKNMNYSVSDTAEFGGYLTGPRVITADTKKVMQDVLKDIQDGTFTKRLVANVEGGNKELEGLRESYNTHQIEETGAKLRGMMSWVDSGLTAGTA; encoded by the coding sequence ATGGCTATTGATGTTTTCCACGACGCCGACACCGATCTGTCCATCATCCAGGGCAAGAAGGTTGCCATCATCGGTTACGGCTCCCAGGGCCACGCTCACTCCCAGAACCTGCGCGACTCCGGCGTCGAGGTCGTCATCGGTCTGCGCGAGGGCTCCAAGTCCGCCGACAAGGCCCGGGAGGCCGGCTTTGAGGTCAAGACCAACGCCGAGGCTGCCGCCTGGGCCGACGTCATCATGCTGCTGGCCCCGGACACCTCCCAGGCAGAGATCTACACCAAGGACATCGAGCCCAACCTCAACGAGGGCGACGCACTGCTGTTCGGTCACGGCCTGAACATCCACTTCGGCCTGATCAAGCCGGTCGACAACGTCATCATCGGCATGGTCGCCCCGAAGGGTCCGGGCCACCTGGTCCGCTCCACCTACGTCGACGGCAAGGGCGTTCCGGCGCTCATCGCCATCGACCAGGATCCGAAGGGCGACGCCCAGGATCTGCTGCTGTCCTACGCCTCCGCCATCGGCGGCGCCCGCGCCGGCGTCATCCCGACCACCTTCGAGGCGGAGACCGTCACCGACCTCTTCGGTGAGCAGGCCGTGCTCTGCGGCGGCACCGAGGAGCTCGTCAAGACCGGTTTCGAGGTTCTGGTCGAAGCCGGCTACGAGCCGGAGATGGCCTACTTCGAGTGCCTGCACGAGCTCAAGCTGATCGTCGACCTCATGTACGAGGGCGGCATCAAGAACATGAACTACTCCGTCTCTGACACCGCTGAGTTCGGCGGCTACCTGACCGGCCCGCGCGTGATCACCGCCGACACCAAGAAGGTCATGCAGGACGTCCTCAAGGACATTCAGGACGGCACCTTCACCAAGCGTCTGGTCGCCAACGTCGAGGGCGGCAACAAGGAGCTCGAGGGTCTGCGCGAGTCCTACAACACCCACCAGATCGAGGAGACCGGCGCCAAGCTGCGCGGCATGATGAGCTGGGTCGACTCCGGTCTGACCGCAGGCACCGCCTAG
- a CDS encoding acetolactate synthase large subunit gives MAASQPTPAPTPATVAQRAAAGDAPSRAGSTSGTERMTGAQAIVRSLEEIGADLVFGLPGGAVLPLYDALHESTRLRHVLVRHEQGAGHAAEGYATASGRVGVCIATSGPGATNLVTPLADANLDSVPVVAITGQVGSSLLGTDAFQEADIRGVTMPITKHNFMVTDADDIPRAIHAAFHIAESGRPGPVLVDIPKDVQNAYMDFSWPPQYDLPGYKPVTTPHNRQIDQAIKLISEAERPVFYIGGGVIKADASAELAAVVEETGIPVVTTLMALGAFPESHPLHMGMPGMHGTVAAVGAMQKSDLLITIGARFDDRVTGATETFAPYAKVIHADIDPAEIGKIRPVDVPIVGDAKEVLQSLLKRARAAQAKAKRHDISRWVAYLNGLQESFPRGYDEQEDGSLSPQFVIQELSKQAGPDAVYVAGVGQHQMWSAQFLDFEKPRTWLNSGGLGTMGYAIPAAVGAKASLPEKEVWAIDGDGCFQMTNQELTTAAIEGFPIKVALINNGNLGMVRQWQTLFYDQNYSNTKLHSDGTYIPDFVQLSEALGCVSFRVTRADEVADAIARAREINDRPVVVEFMVGEDAQVWPMIAAGNSNSDIQYARDLRPDFDGEDSVSEPVDELAEALDGVQQEEKN, from the coding sequence GTGGCAGCTTCCCAGCCCACTCCGGCCCCGACACCGGCCACAGTGGCCCAGCGGGCGGCGGCCGGCGACGCCCCGTCCCGTGCCGGGTCCACCTCCGGCACGGAGCGCATGACCGGCGCCCAGGCTATCGTCCGATCCCTCGAGGAGATCGGCGCCGATCTGGTGTTCGGCCTCCCCGGCGGTGCCGTTCTTCCCCTGTACGACGCCCTGCACGAGTCCACCCGTCTGCGTCACGTCCTGGTCCGCCACGAGCAGGGCGCAGGCCACGCGGCCGAGGGTTACGCCACCGCCTCCGGCAGAGTCGGCGTGTGCATCGCCACCTCCGGTCCCGGCGCGACCAACCTGGTCACCCCGCTGGCCGACGCCAACCTGGACTCCGTCCCGGTCGTGGCCATTACCGGCCAGGTCGGCTCCTCCCTGCTGGGCACCGACGCCTTCCAGGAAGCTGACATCCGTGGCGTCACGATGCCGATCACGAAGCACAACTTCATGGTCACCGACGCCGACGACATCCCGCGCGCCATCCACGCGGCCTTCCACATCGCCGAGTCGGGTCGCCCGGGCCCCGTTCTGGTGGACATCCCCAAGGACGTCCAGAACGCGTACATGGACTTCTCCTGGCCGCCGCAGTACGACCTGCCCGGCTACAAGCCGGTCACTACGCCGCATAACCGCCAGATCGACCAGGCCATCAAGCTCATCTCCGAGGCCGAGCGCCCGGTCTTCTACATCGGCGGCGGCGTCATCAAGGCCGACGCGTCGGCTGAGCTGGCCGCGGTCGTCGAGGAGACCGGCATCCCGGTCGTCACCACCCTCATGGCCCTGGGCGCGTTCCCGGAGTCCCACCCGCTGCACATGGGTATGCCGGGCATGCACGGCACGGTGGCGGCGGTCGGGGCGATGCAGAAGTCCGATCTGCTGATCACCATCGGTGCCCGCTTCGACGACCGCGTCACGGGTGCGACGGAGACCTTCGCGCCGTACGCGAAGGTCATCCACGCCGACATCGATCCGGCCGAGATCGGCAAGATCCGTCCCGTCGACGTGCCGATCGTCGGTGACGCCAAGGAGGTTCTGCAGTCCCTGCTCAAGCGTGCACGGGCCGCCCAGGCCAAGGCCAAGCGCCACGACATCTCCCGCTGGGTCGCCTACCTCAACGGCCTCCAGGAGAGCTTCCCGCGCGGCTACGACGAGCAGGAGGACGGTTCGCTGTCCCCGCAGTTCGTCATCCAGGAGTTGAGCAAGCAGGCCGGTCCGGACGCCGTCTATGTCGCCGGCGTCGGCCAGCATCAGATGTGGTCCGCGCAGTTCCTCGACTTCGAGAAGCCCCGCACCTGGCTCAACTCCGGCGGCCTGGGCACCATGGGCTACGCCATCCCGGCCGCGGTCGGCGCCAAGGCCTCCCTCCCGGAGAAGGAGGTCTGGGCGATCGACGGTGACGGCTGCTTCCAGATGACCAACCAGGAGCTGACCACCGCCGCCATCGAGGGCTTCCCGATCAAGGTCGCCCTCATCAACAACGGCAACCTGGGGATGGTCCGACAGTGGCAGACGCTGTTCTACGACCAGAACTACTCGAACACCAAGCTGCACTCCGACGGCACCTACATCCCGGACTTCGTCCAGCTGTCCGAGGCGCTGGGCTGCGTCTCCTTCCGCGTGACCAGGGCGGATGAGGTTGCGGACGCGATCGCCCGCGCCCGTGAGATCAACGACCGCCCGGTCGTCGTGGAGTTCATGGTCGGGGAGGACGCCCAGGTCTGGCCGATGATCGCCGCCGGCAACTCGAACTCCGACATTCAGTACGCTCGTGATCTGCGCCCGGATTTCGACGGCGAGGATTCCGTGTCGGAGCCGGTCGACGAGCTCGCCGAGGCCCTCGACGGCGTCCAGCAGGAGGAGAAGAACTAA
- a CDS encoding cation diffusion facilitator family transporter — MAQTHGHGPRAHPRDADQEQEHGHDHDHDHGHGHGHGFGGTHTTDAPLRALIVALLITGTVFLAELVAGLVSGSLALLSDAMHMLSDSTGLILALVAMLLGRREVTSRSTYGHRRVEVVAAMINAVVVTGVVAWILIEALGRFTGPRDIDAPLMIAVAILGLAANALSAAVLVRHRDASLNMRGAFLHVLADMLASVAVIVAGVVIVLTGWTAADTIASLAIVALVAPRSIRLLLESLSVLLNRVPEGIDPAEVARRMREIPGVTDVHDLHIWSTEGVTSLATCHLVVDPDREEGCHVLDAAQARLRELGIEHSTIQLELPEHRSHEDICVPPA, encoded by the coding sequence ATGGCACAGACACACGGCCACGGCCCCCGGGCGCATCCGCGGGACGCCGACCAGGAGCAGGAGCATGGTCACGACCACGACCACGACCACGGCCACGGCCACGGCCACGGCTTCGGCGGCACCCACACGACCGACGCTCCGCTGCGCGCACTGATCGTCGCACTGCTGATCACCGGCACCGTATTCCTCGCCGAGCTCGTCGCGGGCCTGGTCTCCGGTTCCCTGGCCCTGCTTTCGGACGCGATGCACATGCTTTCGGATTCCACCGGCCTGATTCTGGCTCTGGTGGCCATGCTCCTGGGCAGGAGGGAGGTCACCAGCCGCTCCACCTACGGGCACCGCCGCGTCGAGGTGGTCGCCGCGATGATCAACGCGGTCGTCGTCACCGGCGTGGTGGCCTGGATTCTCATCGAGGCCCTGGGCAGGTTCACCGGGCCTCGTGACATCGATGCGCCGTTGATGATCGCCGTCGCGATCCTCGGCCTGGCCGCCAACGCACTCAGCGCCGCCGTCCTGGTCCGCCACCGGGACGCCAGTCTGAACATGCGCGGCGCGTTCCTGCACGTGCTGGCCGACATGCTGGCCTCGGTGGCCGTCATCGTCGCCGGCGTGGTCATTGTGCTGACCGGGTGGACGGCGGCGGACACCATCGCGTCGCTGGCCATCGTCGCGCTCGTCGCCCCGCGCTCAATCCGGCTGCTGCTGGAGTCGCTCTCGGTGCTGCTCAACCGCGTCCCGGAGGGCATCGACCCGGCCGAGGTGGCGCGGCGGATGCGGGAAATTCCCGGCGTCACCGACGTCCACGACCTCCACATCTGGTCCACCGAGGGCGTCACCTCCCTGGCCACCTGCCACCTCGTCGTCGACCCCGACCGAGAGGAGGGCTGCCACGTGCTCGACGCCGCCCAGGCCCGACTCCGGGAGCTCGGCATCGAGCACTCCACGATCCAGCTGGAGCTCCCGGAACACCGGTCCCACGAAGACATCTGCGTGCCGCCGGCGTAG
- a CDS encoding mechanosensitive ion channel family protein produces MHISYLINQAWHWLAGTGINLAILLVIALLIPRVGRLIERFVERDVKAKADKEESKNTLAYAGVLIYIGQIVAFFLLSIAFLQQLGFSLAGAAIPATVVSAAIGFGAQSIIADFLAGFFILTEKQYGVGDWVRFVGNGVEVEGTVIQITMRATQIRTLAQETVVIANSTARVSINTSNYWSRAVIVMPVPLLGSDSPMDAAERAESATRRALEDESIAEELIGELDVQPGVSVNPPATVGMPWTVDMRFMVQVEPGSQWAVERAVRMAILEEFWDEYGSAPTTSGELSDTVRRPARTPAQTPTQAHAATQAHAATQAHAATQAHAATSQSRPVTDRLPAVPKPHDEDPFPEVEDSKKNAESSTPPAEKAEADGSDPAALSVTGGRKDEDELEKLRDDAPDADGDRDTETRTALIPAVAATSTKAGPADADTTVADPAADPAADPAEDDAGDGTEDEEDVRWLPLKKVLSVNGRLRPSSTLLALLLLVLLFLRSLTITGETAAGEQVSGPLAPPVATSTAPEPAPAPTPTPVPQETAPAPSVVETDPATPTTPPTGVRDVPATPAPTATGTQTTGQPAPRQNPPAPPTTAPTPTQTPATTASPTPAQESPTTGALN; encoded by the coding sequence ATGCATATCTCTTATCTCATCAACCAGGCGTGGCACTGGTTGGCCGGCACCGGCATCAATCTCGCCATCCTTCTGGTCATCGCCCTCCTGATTCCGCGGGTGGGCAGGCTGATCGAGAGGTTCGTCGAAAGGGACGTCAAGGCCAAGGCGGACAAAGAGGAGTCGAAGAACACCCTCGCCTACGCAGGCGTCCTGATCTACATCGGGCAGATCGTCGCCTTTTTCCTGCTCTCCATCGCTTTCCTCCAACAGCTGGGTTTCTCGCTCGCCGGGGCGGCCATTCCCGCCACCGTCGTGTCGGCGGCCATCGGTTTCGGTGCGCAGTCCATCATCGCCGACTTCCTGGCCGGCTTCTTCATCCTGACGGAGAAGCAGTACGGCGTGGGCGACTGGGTCCGTTTCGTGGGCAACGGTGTCGAGGTCGAGGGCACCGTCATCCAGATCACGATGCGCGCCACCCAGATCCGCACCCTGGCGCAGGAGACCGTCGTCATCGCCAACTCCACCGCGCGGGTCTCCATCAACACCTCCAACTACTGGTCGCGCGCCGTCATCGTCATGCCGGTGCCGCTGCTGGGGTCCGACTCCCCGATGGACGCCGCCGAGCGTGCCGAGTCCGCCACCCGCCGGGCCCTGGAGGACGAGTCGATCGCCGAGGAGCTCATCGGCGAGCTCGACGTCCAGCCGGGCGTCTCGGTCAATCCCCCGGCCACGGTCGGCATGCCGTGGACCGTGGACATGCGGTTCATGGTCCAGGTCGAGCCGGGCTCCCAGTGGGCCGTCGAGCGCGCCGTGCGCATGGCCATCCTCGAGGAGTTCTGGGACGAGTACGGCTCTGCGCCCACCACGTCCGGAGAGCTCTCCGACACCGTCCGCCGGCCGGCCAGGACACCAGCTCAGACGCCGACCCAGGCGCACGCGGCGACTCAGGCGCACGCGGCGACTCAGGCGCACGCGGCGACTCAGGCGCACGCGGCGACCAGTCAATCCCGCCCGGTGACCGACAGGCTGCCGGCCGTGCCGAAACCCCACGACGAGGACCCTTTCCCGGAGGTGGAGGACTCGAAGAAGAACGCCGAGTCCTCCACGCCCCCGGCGGAGAAGGCGGAGGCCGACGGCTCCGATCCGGCCGCGCTGTCGGTGACGGGCGGCCGCAAGGACGAGGACGAGCTCGAGAAACTCCGGGATGACGCCCCTGACGCTGACGGAGACCGGGACACAGAGACGAGGACCGCACTCATCCCGGCCGTCGCCGCGACGTCGACGAAGGCGGGGCCCGCCGACGCCGACACGACCGTCGCGGACCCGGCCGCGGACCCGGCCGCGGACCCGGCCGAAGACGACGCCGGAGATGGGACGGAGGATGAAGAGGACGTCCGGTGGCTCCCGCTCAAGAAGGTGCTGAGCGTCAACGGCCGCCTCCGCCCGTCGAGCACGCTGCTTGCCCTGCTGCTTCTGGTGCTGCTGTTCCTGCGCTCGCTGACCATCACCGGTGAGACCGCCGCCGGCGAGCAGGTCTCCGGCCCCCTCGCTCCCCCGGTCGCCACCTCCACCGCCCCGGAGCCGGCGCCAGCGCCGACGCCGACACCGGTCCCGCAGGAAACGGCGCCGGCGCCGAGCGTGGTCGAGACTGATCCCGCCACACCGACCACACCCCCGACCGGGGTCCGGGACGTGCCCGCCACCCCGGCGCCGACGGCAACCGGCACCCAGACAACGGGCCAGCCGGCCCCACGGCAGAACCCCCCTGCGCCCCCGACCACCGCCCCGACCCCCACGCAGACTCCGGCGACGACCGCCAGCCCGACCCCCGCCCAGGAATCGCCGACAACCGGTGCCCTGAACTAG